A DNA window from Bacteroidales bacterium contains the following coding sequences:
- a CDS encoding TrpB-like pyridoxal phosphate-dependent enzyme, whose amino-acid sequence MERKITLSENEIPRFYYNILADMPNKPLPPLHPGTKEPITPDMLEPLFPRELILQEVSGERYIEIPSEVRDIYTRWRPTPLFRARGLEKLLDTPARIFYKYEGVSPAGSHKPNTAVAQAFYNKAEGIRRITTETGAGQWGSALAYACQIFGLECEVFMVKVSYDGKPYRKIMMNTFGAKVHASPSVLTGAGRAILESDPGSHGSLGIAISEAIERTAGDPHTHYALGSVLNHVLLHQTVIGQEAIIQMEKAGYMPDIVVAPFGGGSNFAGIAFPFLRLNLAENQNIRFIAVEPSSCPKLTRGEFRYDFGDTAGMTPLLPMYTLGSSFMPSPIHAGGLRYHGAGALVSQLLKDGFIEAASQTQQRCFEAGMDFIRAEGIIPAPEANHAIASVIDEAIRCREEGVSRTILFNLCGHGYFDMAAYEAYLSGELSDVEVSNEEIRKSVALTDVFQPEMVGV is encoded by the coding sequence ATGGAACGCAAAATAACCCTTTCAGAAAATGAAATACCAAGGTTTTATTATAACATCCTGGCTGATATGCCCAATAAACCGCTTCCGCCCCTCCACCCCGGAACAAAGGAACCAATCACGCCGGATATGCTCGAACCCCTGTTTCCCCGTGAACTGATTCTTCAGGAGGTTTCGGGCGAGAGATATATCGAAATTCCGTCCGAGGTCCGTGATATATATACACGCTGGAGGCCAACGCCTTTATTCAGGGCACGAGGGCTTGAGAAACTTCTTGACACACCTGCCCGGATCTTTTATAAATATGAAGGTGTAAGCCCGGCCGGTTCGCACAAACCCAATACTGCGGTGGCCCAGGCATTTTACAACAAGGCCGAAGGCATCCGTCGGATTACAACAGAAACAGGCGCGGGGCAGTGGGGATCAGCGCTTGCCTATGCCTGCCAGATTTTCGGCCTCGAATGCGAAGTGTTCATGGTAAAGGTCAGCTACGATGGTAAACCGTATCGCAAGATCATGATGAATACTTTCGGAGCAAAAGTACATGCTTCGCCATCGGTGCTTACGGGAGCTGGCCGTGCGATCCTTGAATCCGATCCCGGTTCGCACGGAAGCCTTGGAATTGCCATTTCCGAAGCCATTGAACGTACTGCCGGCGACCCGCATACGCATTATGCGCTGGGAAGTGTACTCAACCATGTGTTACTTCACCAGACGGTTATCGGGCAGGAAGCCATTATACAAATGGAAAAGGCCGGTTATATGCCCGATATTGTGGTTGCTCCGTTTGGCGGTGGAAGCAATTTTGCCGGGATTGCTTTTCCGTTTTTACGTCTGAACCTTGCCGAAAATCAGAACATCCGTTTTATTGCTGTTGAACCATCATCCTGTCCTAAACTAACAAGGGGTGAGTTCAGGTATGATTTCGGTGATACCGCCGGTATGACCCCTTTGCTGCCCATGTACACATTAGGGAGCAGTTTTATGCCTTCTCCGATCCATGCCGGTGGATTGCGTTATCACGGGGCTGGTGCGCTGGTGAGCCAATTGCTGAAAGATGGGTTTATTGAAGCTGCTTCCCAAACACAGCAACGCTGTTTCGAAGCCGGAATGGATTTTATTCGTGCCGAAGGAATTATTCCCGCACCTGAAGCAAACCATGCCATTGCCAGCGTAATTGACGAGGCTATTCGCTGCCGTGAAGAAGGTGTGAGCCGTACGATCCTTTTCAATCTTTGCGGACATGGCTATTTTGATATGGCAGCCTATGAAGCTTACCTATCGGGCGAGCTAAGCGATGTTGAGGTTTCGAATGAGGAAATCAGGAAGTCGGTAGCACTGACTGATGTTTTCCAGCCTGAGATGGTTGGGGTTTGA
- a CDS encoding insulinase family protein, translated as MKNLKTLTLLFLLSTLPFCLIAGNPLEVKTYKLANGLTVYLNEDHSKPEIFGAVIVKTGSRNDPQDATGIAHYFEHIMFKGTDRIGTVDWESEKIYLDSISLFYDRLAEATDENIRLEIQRDINRLSIKAAEYAIPNETDVLLRDIGGTGLNAGTGFEQTVYYNSFPAYQLEKWMEIYAERFRNPVFRLFQSELETVYEEKNLYSDIPVQMMIEDFLQTMYKDHPYSTPIIGLTEHLKNPRLSKMLEFYNTWYVANNMALILAGSFNTEDIMPMIEEKFGNWRSAEMSELPEYPLAQFNNREFKQVRLSPIRIGIMGFRAVPAGHSDDQALKIATKLLSNGAGTGIFDKMMMENKIMAVQPMALQAPDHGSYLILFVPKIIGQSFKKAESLVDEGLLALRSGSFTDELLEAIKLEYLKEYQRSLETAENRVYLLIEAFTENKTWDDIIEEMDAIEKISRDDVIRVANAYLGNDRLVYWSKMGFPKKDKLEKPEWEPVIPQNADKKSEFARRLDAYPESWPEPNFISFGEDVRFEPIKDGYDFYHTHNPYNDVFTLNIKYKKGDLHDKLLSSAVQYINLVGTDQKTFQEYRSELQQLGASLSFYSDDNSVTVQVDGFDDKFIPTLQLVNEMLISPGIDDTQLEKFLQGIKSNNKMRRDDPMSIGNALFKYALYADNAADIRNMTYNEAKKLKGEQLISLFREVLTYNADIIYTGSLKFEEARSAIAGSIQLADKPLRADYIELSRQDFSENTIYLHHNGKARQSNINFYVQGNVLSEQDKALTNAFNEYFGSGMSSLVFQEIREFRSLSYAAYAVYNPAFLKTGPAHLMGYMNTQSDKTLDGIQAMSELILQMPSKPDRMEGIRKALMQSVYTSQPGFRELGNTVARWRMQGYDSDPREFRYSIYNRIDFNDVVKFYKDQLGNKPLLISVSGNLKGIDRKELEKYGKLVELKYKDFIRE; from the coding sequence ATGAAAAACCTCAAAACCCTGACCCTGCTCTTTTTGCTGAGCACGCTTCCTTTCTGCCTTATTGCAGGCAATCCCCTGGAAGTAAAGACCTACAAACTGGCCAATGGCCTTACAGTTTATCTGAATGAAGATCATAGCAAACCCGAAATCTTTGGCGCTGTGATTGTTAAAACCGGAAGTCGCAACGATCCTCAGGATGCCACCGGTATTGCCCATTACTTTGAGCATATTATGTTCAAGGGCACTGATCGCATCGGAACCGTTGACTGGGAATCCGAGAAGATTTATTTAGACAGCATCTCACTGTTTTACGATCGCCTTGCAGAGGCAACCGACGAAAACATTCGTCTGGAAATTCAGCGGGATATAAACCGTTTATCAATTAAAGCCGCAGAATATGCTATCCCTAACGAAACGGATGTTTTATTGCGCGACATTGGAGGAACTGGCCTTAATGCCGGCACAGGTTTCGAGCAAACCGTTTACTATAATTCGTTTCCGGCTTACCAGCTGGAGAAATGGATGGAGATTTATGCTGAGCGGTTCCGCAACCCGGTGTTCAGGTTATTCCAGTCCGAACTCGAAACGGTGTATGAAGAAAAGAACCTTTATAGCGATATCCCGGTTCAGATGATGATAGAGGATTTTTTGCAAACCATGTACAAGGATCACCCATATTCTACACCTATCATCGGCCTGACTGAACATCTGAAAAACCCACGCCTCAGCAAGATGCTGGAATTCTATAATACATGGTATGTGGCCAATAACATGGCGCTGATACTAGCCGGAAGCTTTAACACAGAAGATATTATGCCCATGATAGAGGAGAAATTCGGAAATTGGCGAAGCGCCGAAATGTCCGAACTTCCTGAATATCCCCTGGCTCAGTTTAATAACAGGGAGTTCAAACAAGTTCGTCTGAGCCCAATACGAATAGGTATCATGGGTTTCAGGGCAGTTCCTGCCGGCCACTCCGACGACCAGGCATTGAAAATTGCCACCAAACTTTTATCTAATGGAGCCGGTACCGGAATCTTCGACAAGATGATGATGGAAAATAAAATTATGGCGGTACAGCCCATGGCCTTGCAGGCGCCTGATCATGGAAGCTACCTCATCTTGTTTGTACCTAAAATTATCGGGCAAAGTTTCAAAAAAGCAGAATCCCTGGTTGATGAAGGATTGCTTGCATTGCGAAGCGGCTCGTTTACCGACGAACTCCTTGAAGCCATCAAACTCGAATACCTCAAAGAATATCAGCGCAGCCTCGAAACTGCTGAAAACCGCGTTTACCTGCTGATTGAAGCCTTTACGGAAAACAAAACCTGGGATGATATCATTGAGGAAATGGATGCAATTGAAAAGATTAGCCGCGATGATGTGATCCGGGTTGCAAATGCCTACCTGGGAAATGATCGTCTTGTTTACTGGTCAAAGATGGGGTTCCCAAAGAAAGATAAACTTGAAAAACCCGAATGGGAACCTGTGATCCCGCAAAACGCTGATAAAAAATCGGAGTTTGCCCGCAGGCTCGATGCTTATCCTGAAAGCTGGCCTGAACCCAATTTTATTTCATTTGGCGAGGATGTCAGGTTCGAACCGATCAAAGACGGCTATGACTTCTATCATACCCACAATCCTTACAACGATGTGTTTACGTTGAATATAAAGTACAAGAAGGGAGATTTGCACGATAAATTGCTTTCGAGCGCGGTTCAGTATATAAATCTTGTGGGAACCGATCAAAAGACTTTTCAGGAATACCGGAGCGAACTGCAACAACTTGGTGCTTCATTATCATTTTATAGTGATGATAATTCAGTAACGGTTCAGGTGGATGGTTTTGATGATAAATTTATTCCGACCCTGCAATTGGTTAACGAAATGCTTATAAGTCCCGGAATTGACGATACACAACTGGAGAAATTCCTCCAGGGGATCAAGAGCAATAATAAAATGCGCCGCGATGATCCTATGTCTATTGGCAATGCGCTTTTTAAATACGCATTGTATGCCGATAATGCTGCGGACATCCGCAATATGACCTATAACGAAGCAAAAAAGCTTAAAGGCGAACAGTTGATCTCCTTATTTAGAGAAGTACTTACCTATAACGCGGATATAATTTATACCGGCAGCTTAAAATTTGAGGAAGCCAGAAGCGCCATTGCAGGAAGCATTCAATTAGCAGATAAACCTTTAAGAGCCGATTATATTGAGCTTTCGCGACAGGATTTTTCTGAAAACACAATCTATCTGCATCATAACGGGAAGGCAAGGCAAAGCAACATCAATTTTTATGTTCAGGGCAATGTGCTCAGCGAACAGGATAAGGCGCTCACCAATGCCTTTAACGAATATTTTGGTTCGGGAATGAGTTCGCTGGTTTTCCAGGAAATTCGTGAGTTCCGCTCCTTGTCGTATGCAGCATATGCTGTTTATAATCCGGCATTCCTTAAAACAGGCCCTGCACACTTGATGGGTTACATGAACACACAGAGCGACAAAACTTTGGATGGAATTCAGGCCATGAGCGAACTGATCCTGCAGATGCCATCTAAGCCGGATCGCATGGAAGGCATACGCAAAGCCCTGATGCAATCGGTATACACTTCCCAGCCCGGTTTCCGTGAACTTGGAAACACGGTTGCCCGCTGGCGTATGCAAGGCTATGATTCCGATCCCAGGGAATTTCGCTATTCCATTTACAACCGTATTGATTTCAATGATGTTGTAAAATTTTACAAAGACCAGCTTGGCAACAAACCGTTGCTGATTTCAGTAAGCGGCAACCTCAAAGGCATTGACCGCAAGGAACTTGAGAAATACGGAAAATTGGTGGAATTGAAGTATAAGGATTTTATCAGAGAGTAG